One genomic region from Pseudoduganella lutea encodes:
- a CDS encoding excisionase family DNA-binding protein, with protein sequence MKSSIITTAQAAKILGVSARTAQLWIESGVIPSWKTPGGHRRMYETDVLATLEYGNDIKSPGWDVLVLAPARHHQGWTSAFASMNVAGLTCLDNPVAAAVTLGATVPDMLVVHVDTVDDLMPGFLSSLHEIPLLNRMRIVIATSLPAGEIDALLQPGLNCKVIQLRGMPDSVAGELAKHSPLRSEVPAPLPAALLDAPFPVGPDEPRRLAAVHRSGLLYSAQEEALDNIARIAALTLSMPIALISVISEDKQWFKAKVGLDLAETPRHWAFCNYTLLQTGVQEFSELDGDTRFADNPAVAEAPHFRYYAGAPITDDMGFALGSLCVIDTKPRQLGDDGRQILDRLARQASHEVRRAIRSARRR encoded by the coding sequence ATGAAAAGTTCCATCATCACCACGGCGCAGGCAGCGAAAATCCTCGGCGTTTCGGCCCGTACGGCGCAGCTGTGGATCGAAAGCGGCGTGATCCCGTCGTGGAAGACGCCCGGCGGCCATCGCCGCATGTACGAGACCGACGTGCTGGCCACGCTGGAATACGGCAACGACATCAAGTCGCCCGGCTGGGACGTGCTCGTGCTGGCGCCGGCGCGCCATCACCAGGGCTGGACCAGTGCCTTCGCATCGATGAACGTCGCAGGCCTCACCTGCCTCGACAACCCGGTCGCCGCCGCCGTAACGCTCGGGGCGACGGTACCGGACATGCTGGTGGTCCACGTCGACACCGTGGACGACCTGATGCCGGGCTTCCTGTCGTCGCTGCACGAGATCCCGCTGCTGAACCGGATGCGCATCGTGATCGCCACGTCGCTGCCCGCCGGGGAGATCGACGCCTTGCTGCAACCTGGCCTGAACTGCAAGGTAATCCAGCTGCGCGGCATGCCGGACAGCGTGGCCGGTGAGCTGGCGAAGCACTCGCCGCTCAGGTCCGAAGTGCCCGCCCCGCTGCCCGCCGCGCTTCTCGACGCGCCCTTCCCCGTCGGGCCGGACGAGCCGCGGCGCCTGGCGGCCGTGCACCGTTCCGGCCTGCTCTACAGCGCACAGGAAGAAGCGCTGGACAACATCGCCCGGATTGCCGCGCTGACCCTGTCGATGCCGATCGCGCTCATCAGCGTCATCAGCGAGGACAAGCAGTGGTTCAAGGCGAAGGTGGGGCTGGACCTGGCCGAAACGCCGCGCCACTGGGCATTCTGCAACTACACGCTGCTGCAGACGGGCGTGCAGGAATTCTCCGAACTCGATGGCGACACGCGGTTCGCCGACAACCCGGCCGTCGCCGAGGCGCCGCATTTCCGTTACTACGCCGGCGCACCGATCACCGATGACATGGGGTTCGCCCTGGGCTCGCTGTGCGTGATCGACACGAAACCGCGCCAGCTCGGCGACGACGGCCGGCAGATCCTGGACCGCCTTGCGCGCCAGGCGTCGCATGAAGTGCGCCGCGCGATACGGTCCGCGCGGCGCAGGTAG
- a CDS encoding GMC family oxidoreductase: protein MTTATTNTSDHEFAEGVRANQDHLSTSQNTRFDFIVCGAGSAGSVVAARLAENPEVRVLLLEAGGSDEVDSVMEPAQWPLNLGSERDWGFMAEPNAHLGGRAIPMNMGKVLGGGSSINVMLWARGHRADWNHFAAESGDAAWSYESVLNIYRRIEDWHGPADPDYRGKGGPVYVAPAHDPKPTATLMLEAARSLGVPTFDSPNGAMMEGNGGAAINDLRIRDGKRLSIFRSYTWPRMAQPNLTVLTGALVSKLTFDGNRVTGVDVLHGGRLRSFSAAREVVLSLGAVNTPKVLMQSGIGPEQELKRHGIAVRQHLPGVGQNHQDHVSFGCIWEYAEPQEVGNGGSEATLYWKSDAALDAPDMLHCQVEFPVPSAENAARGTPQHGWTMFAGLAHPKSRGQLLLSGPDAGDAMIIRANTLSDPDDLRAALASVQMCRDLGNADAFRGLVTGESMPGNLGREDMEQYLRQGAVTYWHQSCTAKMGRDAMSVVDGKLAVYGIAGLRIADASIMPRITTGNTMAPCVVIGERAADVIKAQYGI, encoded by the coding sequence ATGACCACCGCCACGACCAACACCTCCGACCACGAATTCGCCGAGGGCGTCCGCGCCAACCAGGACCACCTGTCCACCTCCCAAAACACCCGTTTTGACTTCATCGTCTGCGGCGCCGGCTCGGCCGGTTCCGTCGTGGCGGCGCGGCTGGCGGAAAACCCCGAAGTACGGGTGCTGCTGCTCGAGGCGGGCGGATCGGATGAGGTCGACAGTGTCATGGAACCGGCACAGTGGCCGCTCAACCTCGGCTCGGAACGCGACTGGGGCTTCATGGCCGAGCCGAACGCGCATCTCGGCGGGCGCGCCATCCCCATGAACATGGGCAAGGTGCTCGGCGGCGGCTCCAGCATCAACGTCATGCTGTGGGCGCGCGGCCACCGGGCCGACTGGAACCACTTCGCCGCCGAATCGGGCGATGCGGCATGGAGCTACGAATCCGTCCTGAACATCTACCGCCGCATCGAGGACTGGCATGGCCCCGCCGATCCGGACTACCGCGGCAAGGGCGGTCCCGTGTACGTGGCGCCGGCGCACGATCCCAAGCCGACCGCGACCCTGATGCTGGAAGCTGCCCGCTCGCTGGGCGTGCCGACCTTCGACAGCCCGAACGGCGCGATGATGGAAGGGAACGGCGGCGCGGCGATCAACGACCTGCGCATCCGCGACGGCAAGCGGCTGTCGATCTTCCGTTCCTATACGTGGCCGCGCATGGCGCAGCCGAACCTCACGGTGCTGACCGGCGCGCTGGTGTCGAAGCTGACCTTCGACGGCAACCGGGTCACGGGCGTCGACGTGCTCCACGGCGGCCGCCTGCGCTCGTTCTCGGCGGCGCGCGAAGTGGTGCTGTCGCTGGGCGCGGTGAACACGCCGAAGGTCCTCATGCAGTCCGGCATCGGCCCCGAGCAGGAGCTGAAGCGGCATGGCATCGCGGTGCGCCAGCACCTGCCCGGCGTCGGCCAGAACCACCAGGATCACGTGTCGTTCGGCTGCATCTGGGAATATGCCGAACCGCAGGAAGTGGGCAACGGCGGTTCGGAAGCCACGCTGTACTGGAAGAGCGACGCCGCCCTCGACGCGCCCGACATGCTGCACTGCCAGGTGGAGTTTCCCGTGCCGAGCGCCGAGAACGCGGCGCGGGGCACGCCCCAGCATGGGTGGACGATGTTCGCCGGCCTGGCGCACCCGAAGAGCCGCGGCCAGTTGCTGCTCTCCGGCCCGGACGCCGGCGACGCGATGATCATCCGCGCCAACACGCTGTCGGACCCGGACGACCTCCGGGCGGCGCTGGCCAGCGTGCAGATGTGCCGCGACCTCGGCAACGCGGACGCCTTCCGCGGCCTCGTGACCGGTGAAAGCATGCCCGGCAACCTGGGGCGGGAAGATATGGAGCAGTATCTGCGCCAGGGTGCGGTCACCTACTGGCACCAGTCCTGCACCGCGAAGATGGGGCGCGATGCGATGTCGGTGGTCGACGGCAAGCTCGCCGTGTACGGCATCGCGGGCCTGCGCATCGCCGACGCCTCGATCATGCCGCGCATCACCACGGGGAACACGATGGCGCCGTGCGTCGTCATCGGTGAGCGCGCCGCGGACGTGATCAAGGCGCAGTACGGGATCTGA
- a CDS encoding LacI family DNA-binding transcriptional regulator: MKTVKNAQAAGGSRSPEPRGPVTMHDVAALAGVSRATVSKYFNDGEGLKPDTRARILQACRELEYVPDPHAVSLVRGRSRTVGVILPVINEPFFAEALRAIEQKAKALGMDVIIQCSYNDPAEEAAALMTMRSMKVAGVVLTAVASRQNLDLLRRLEQEMRIVYLDSYVHEDCNYVMNDNRQSMAMLTRYLLGRGHRPAYLGAPPVAHPSPVERLAGYHDAMAEAGIPALVLPAGTQPTWDFEAYGFRHVLDWLTSGACKRAGATALACGTDRLAIGAMAACRRFGLEPGKDLAIVGHDDLPISAYLHPPLTTFRQDVAAIGVAAMECLQAQLDGAGEAPYRKRFSGGIVPRESA, translated from the coding sequence ATGAAAACTGTGAAGAATGCCCAGGCCGCTGGCGGTTCGCGGAGCCCGGAGCCCCGCGGCCCGGTAACGATGCACGATGTCGCCGCGCTGGCCGGCGTGTCGCGCGCCACGGTATCGAAATACTTCAACGATGGCGAAGGCCTGAAGCCCGACACCCGGGCGCGCATCCTGCAGGCATGCCGCGAACTGGAATATGTGCCCGACCCGCATGCGGTCAGCCTGGTGCGGGGCCGCTCGCGCACCGTCGGCGTGATCCTTCCCGTGATCAACGAACCCTTCTTTGCCGAAGCCCTGCGCGCGATCGAACAGAAGGCCAAGGCGCTGGGCATGGACGTGATCATCCAGTGCTCGTACAACGACCCGGCCGAGGAAGCGGCGGCGCTGATGACGATGCGCTCGATGAAGGTGGCGGGCGTGGTGCTGACGGCGGTCGCATCGCGCCAGAACCTGGACCTGCTGCGGCGGCTGGAGCAGGAAATGCGCATCGTCTACCTGGACAGCTATGTGCATGAAGACTGCAACTACGTCATGAACGACAACCGGCAGAGCATGGCGATGCTGACGCGTTACCTGCTTGGCCGCGGCCACCGGCCGGCGTACCTGGGCGCCCCGCCGGTCGCCCATCCGTCGCCGGTGGAACGGCTGGCCGGCTACCACGACGCGATGGCGGAAGCCGGCATCCCGGCGCTGGTCCTGCCGGCCGGCACCCAGCCGACGTGGGATTTCGAAGCCTATGGCTTCCGGCATGTGCTCGACTGGCTCACCAGCGGCGCCTGCAAGCGCGCCGGCGCCACCGCCCTCGCCTGCGGCACCGACCGGCTCGCGATCGGCGCCATGGCGGCCTGCCGGCGCTTCGGCCTGGAGCCCGGCAAGGACCTCGCCATCGTCGGCCACGACGACCTGCCGATCTCCGCCTACCTGCACCCGCCGCTGACCACGTTCCGGCAGGATGTCGCCGCCATCGGCGTGGCCGCCATGGAATGCCTGCAGGCCCAGCTCGATGGTGCCGGCGAGGCGCCTTACCGCAAGCGCTTCAGCGGCGGGATCGTGCCGCGGGAATCGGCGTAG
- a CDS encoding nuclear transport factor 2 family protein — protein MIPLPDAVAAYVAAANEHDAARVAGCFVRNGTVYDEGRLRRGHAAIAAWASETATRYQSVIAPAGIAGQDGRHELTASVSGNFPGSPATLKFRFVLRAERIEALEITA, from the coding sequence ATGATTCCATTACCAGACGCTGTCGCCGCCTATGTCGCGGCAGCCAACGAACACGATGCCGCGCGGGTCGCCGGCTGCTTCGTGCGCAACGGCACGGTGTACGACGAAGGCAGGCTCCGGCGCGGGCACGCGGCGATCGCCGCCTGGGCGAGCGAGACGGCGACGCGCTACCAGTCGGTGATCGCGCCGGCCGGTATCGCCGGGCAGGATGGCCGTCACGAACTCACGGCCTCCGTTTCCGGCAATTTCCCGGGCAGCCCGGCAACGCTCAAGTTCCGGTTCGTGCTGCGCGCCGAACGGATCGAAGCGCTGGAGATCACGGCATGA
- a CDS encoding TonB-dependent receptor plug domain-containing protein → MHTPNKRTLINLAVASACGILSMSVHAQEAPPATPAVAGAQPDDGKPADTPAVAAAASPAPDTPSAANTVVVSGSRIAARGFTQPTPTTSLTAADFEKAAKPNMFESLVELPALQGSTGRTTNTFSTSSGIQGLSSLSLRGLGTIRTLTLLDGQRVVGANVTGITDVSQFPQLLVKRVDVVTGGASASYGSDAIGGVVNFITDKRFTGFKANVAGGMTKYDDDKSGTLQGAWGKGFLDGRLHVTVSGEFTKQNGIDSPGFGEVGANGRTWYDNPALQESTREMQAAGMPRYKYIHHAQHVQYAKYGLITNGPLRGTAFGPGGTPYPFEYGTDCVGNFCVGGDRSGSVGAGTNLAMNFKRQVAYGRVSWNLDPDNEIYVTGNWAQVKSAFSPNPGAAKQGNLAIRCDNAFLPASVAAGCAAGYPNGTMNVGTANAQFPANINVHPTRTQRRLVVGANGKFALFGKDWSYDAYAEHGENTTVIDVRDITLNRRYNFAIDAVRDPATGQVVCRSADARAAGCRPINIFGDVPIDLAGWNYIAPRNGPMQHTDSSQNVASVNFNGELAQGWAGPIAMAFGAEYRREKYAVRGDPYGAGVAWESPYSAAYPQDPTLSVTGDNWFAGNYHNGQGSFNVKEAYVELNIPLVKSATLGEASLNIADREEKYSTAGHARAWKLGATWQTPVDGLRLRAVSSQDVRAPNLSELYAAMTVTNQAVNNAQGSSIQIQQRNVGNPNLKPETARNNSFGIILSQPGWARNFNLSIDYFDIKVRNVISSLNPQQEVDLCYGGNQEVCAAVSIDGPAGTNYVLAQSFNFASLHTRGVDIEAAYRANMANWGLLGTVTLRGLASRTIHAISDPGVPGTTPSEGAGNMTGATPKWKALLSQSWDGLLGGKLGLALTERWISAGVINNEYIECQSSCPLPTAAHPTIFDNHLPGAVYIDFGGNYNLSKQVTAYFKIDNLADRDPVLVPQTNLSLALNPAIYDAVGRTYRVGVRMTFQ, encoded by the coding sequence ATGCATACCCCAAACAAGCGTACCCTGATCAACCTTGCCGTGGCCAGCGCCTGCGGCATCCTGTCGATGTCGGTCCACGCGCAGGAGGCCCCGCCGGCAACGCCGGCGGTGGCCGGCGCGCAGCCCGATGACGGCAAGCCGGCCGATACCCCCGCGGTCGCGGCGGCGGCGTCACCCGCGCCGGACACACCCAGTGCCGCCAACACCGTGGTGGTCTCCGGCTCGCGCATCGCGGCGCGCGGCTTCACCCAGCCCACGCCGACCACGAGCCTGACGGCCGCCGACTTCGAGAAGGCGGCCAAGCCGAACATGTTCGAGTCGCTCGTCGAACTGCCCGCCCTGCAGGGCAGCACGGGCCGCACCACGAATACCTTCAGCACGTCCAGCGGCATCCAGGGGCTGTCATCGCTGTCGCTGCGCGGCCTCGGCACGATCCGTACGCTGACCCTGCTGGACGGCCAGCGCGTGGTCGGCGCCAACGTGACCGGCATTACCGATGTCAGCCAGTTTCCCCAGTTGCTGGTCAAGCGCGTCGATGTCGTGACGGGCGGCGCTTCGGCGTCCTATGGTTCCGATGCGATCGGCGGCGTGGTCAACTTCATCACCGATAAACGGTTTACCGGTTTCAAGGCCAACGTCGCCGGCGGCATGACGAAATACGACGACGACAAGAGCGGCACGCTGCAAGGTGCCTGGGGCAAGGGTTTCCTGGATGGCCGCCTGCACGTGACGGTCAGCGGCGAATTCACCAAGCAGAACGGCATCGATTCGCCGGGCTTCGGCGAAGTGGGCGCCAACGGCCGCACCTGGTACGACAATCCCGCCCTGCAGGAATCGACGCGCGAGATGCAGGCTGCCGGCATGCCGCGCTACAAGTACATCCACCATGCCCAGCATGTGCAGTACGCGAAGTATGGCCTGATCACCAACGGTCCGCTGCGCGGCACGGCGTTCGGCCCGGGCGGCACGCCTTACCCGTTCGAGTACGGCACCGATTGCGTCGGCAACTTCTGCGTCGGCGGCGACCGCTCCGGCAGCGTGGGCGCGGGCACCAACCTGGCGATGAACTTCAAGCGCCAGGTGGCCTATGGGCGCGTGTCGTGGAACCTCGATCCGGACAACGAGATCTACGTCACCGGCAACTGGGCGCAGGTGAAATCCGCGTTCTCGCCGAACCCGGGCGCGGCCAAGCAGGGCAACCTGGCGATCCGCTGCGACAACGCCTTCCTGCCGGCGTCGGTCGCCGCAGGCTGTGCCGCCGGCTATCCGAACGGCACCATGAACGTCGGGACCGCGAACGCCCAGTTCCCGGCCAACATCAACGTGCATCCCACGCGCACGCAGCGCCGCCTTGTCGTGGGCGCCAACGGCAAGTTCGCGCTGTTCGGCAAGGACTGGTCGTACGATGCGTATGCGGAGCACGGCGAGAACACGACCGTGATCGACGTGCGCGACATCACGCTGAACCGGCGCTACAACTTCGCGATCGATGCCGTCAGGGATCCGGCCACCGGCCAGGTCGTGTGCCGCAGCGCCGATGCGCGCGCCGCCGGCTGCCGGCCGATCAACATCTTCGGCGACGTGCCCATCGACCTGGCAGGCTGGAACTATATCGCGCCGCGCAACGGCCCGATGCAGCACACGGATTCAAGCCAGAACGTTGCCAGCGTCAACTTCAACGGCGAGCTGGCGCAAGGCTGGGCAGGGCCCATCGCCATGGCGTTCGGCGCCGAATACCGGCGCGAGAAATATGCCGTGCGCGGCGATCCCTACGGCGCGGGCGTCGCCTGGGAGTCGCCTTACAGTGCGGCCTATCCGCAGGATCCCACGCTGTCGGTCACGGGCGACAACTGGTTTGCGGGCAATTACCACAATGGCCAGGGCAGCTTCAACGTGAAGGAAGCCTATGTCGAGTTGAACATCCCGCTGGTGAAGTCCGCCACGCTGGGCGAGGCCAGCCTGAACATCGCCGACCGCGAGGAAAAATACAGCACCGCCGGCCACGCCCGTGCGTGGAAGCTCGGCGCAACGTGGCAGACCCCGGTCGATGGCCTGCGCCTGCGCGCGGTAAGCTCGCAGGACGTGCGCGCGCCCAACCTCTCCGAGCTGTATGCCGCCATGACGGTCACCAACCAGGCCGTCAACAATGCCCAGGGATCGTCGATCCAGATCCAGCAGCGCAATGTGGGCAACCCGAACCTGAAGCCGGAGACGGCGCGCAACAATTCCTTCGGCATCATCCTGAGCCAGCCGGGATGGGCGCGCAACTTCAACCTGTCGATCGACTACTTCGACATCAAGGTGAGGAACGTGATCAGTTCCCTGAACCCGCAGCAGGAAGTCGACCTGTGCTACGGCGGCAACCAGGAAGTGTGCGCGGCCGTCTCGATCGACGGCCCGGCGGGCACGAACTACGTGCTGGCGCAAAGCTTCAACTTCGCCTCGCTGCACACGCGCGGCGTCGATATCGAAGCGGCATACCGCGCCAACATGGCCAACTGGGGGCTGCTCGGCACCGTCACGCTGCGTGGCCTGGCATCGCGCACGATCCACGCCATCTCCGACCCGGGCGTTCCCGGCACCACGCCGAGCGAGGGCGCAGGCAACATGACGGGCGCCACGCCGAAGTGGAAGGCGCTGCTGTCGCAGTCGTGGGATGGCCTGCTGGGCGGGAAGCTCGGCCTGGCGCTGACCGAGCGCTGGATCAGCGCGGGGGTGATCAACAACGAATACATCGAATGCCAGAGCAGTTGCCCGCTGCCCACCGCTGCGCATCCGACGATCTTCGACAACCACCTGCCCGGTGCCGTGTACATCGACTTCGGCGGCAATTACAACCTGTCGAAACAGGTGACCGCCTACTTCAAGATCGACAACCTGGCCGACCGCGATCCGGTGCTCGTGCCGCAAACCAATCTGAGCCTGGCGCTGAACCCCGCCATCTACGATGCGGTCGGGCGCACTTATCGCGTGGGGGTGCGCATGACCTTCCAGTAG
- a CDS encoding ABC transporter substrate-binding protein has translation MKRQALCACIAAIGLALAGQAGAARPLKAVGVAVSDLANPYFVAIGKGAGDAARKIGGSKVRVTTVSSKYDLNTQVGQIENFIASKVDILVVNATDPKGIAPVLQKARDAGIVVMAVDVGADNADATIMSDNTMAGVESCKRIVQRLNGKGNVVIVNGPPVTAVIARVAGCKRAFAGTAIRIVSDNQDAKGSLDGGMEVMTNLLTAHRRIDAVFAINDPSAIGAELAVKQAGRGDVRMVASVDGAPDAEAALKSRNSIFAVTAAQDPYRMATLAIEIGYGIMHGKRPANSTVLIPTPAITKENVAAYKGWASH, from the coding sequence ATGAAAAGACAAGCCCTGTGCGCCTGCATCGCGGCAATCGGCCTGGCGCTGGCAGGCCAGGCCGGCGCGGCGCGGCCGTTGAAGGCGGTCGGCGTCGCCGTCAGCGACCTCGCCAATCCATATTTCGTGGCCATCGGCAAGGGCGCGGGGGACGCGGCCAGGAAGATCGGCGGCAGCAAGGTCAGGGTCACCACCGTGTCCAGCAAGTACGACCTGAATACGCAGGTCGGCCAGATCGAGAACTTCATCGCCAGCAAGGTCGACATCCTTGTCGTCAACGCGACCGATCCGAAAGGCATCGCGCCCGTGCTGCAGAAGGCCCGCGACGCCGGCATCGTCGTGATGGCGGTCGACGTCGGCGCCGACAACGCCGATGCCACGATCATGTCCGACAACACGATGGCCGGCGTCGAGTCGTGCAAGCGCATCGTCCAGCGCCTGAACGGCAAGGGAAACGTGGTGATCGTCAACGGCCCGCCCGTCACGGCCGTGATCGCCCGCGTGGCCGGCTGCAAGCGTGCCTTCGCCGGCACCGCCATCCGCATCGTGTCCGACAACCAGGATGCGAAGGGCAGCCTCGATGGCGGCATGGAAGTGATGACCAACCTGCTGACCGCGCATCGCCGGATCGACGCGGTCTTCGCGATCAACGACCCGTCGGCGATCGGCGCCGAACTGGCGGTCAAGCAGGCCGGGCGCGGCGACGTGCGGATGGTGGCCTCGGTCGATGGCGCGCCCGACGCGGAAGCCGCGCTGAAATCGCGCAACAGCATTTTCGCGGTCACCGCCGCGCAAGACCCGTACCGGATGGCCACGCTGGCGATTGAAATCGGCTATGGCATCATGCACGGCAAGCGGCCGGCCAACTCCACCGTGCTGATTCCAACACCGGCGATCACGAAAGAAAACGTGGCGGCCTACAAGGGCTGGGCCAGCCACTAG
- a CDS encoding LysR family transcriptional regulator, whose amino-acid sequence MSSLELIRLFLAVAEHRSFTQAARRLNVTPTAVSKGVRALESRHGVTLFTRNTRSVLLTDAGAALLAALRPAVGQIDDAFAELAQFQQRPSGHLRVTAPRAFGFLLARHLVPRMRAKYPDITFELSLDDGLVDLVAAGYDAGVRLGQAIAQDMVAIRLSRPLPWSIVASPNYFAAHGEPASPHDLLRHATIRYRFSTSGVLPPWRFAGAEGEIQLDTEAPLCANDTRLIAELARQGLGIAWLPDIEIADDVLNGRLVRTLAGQVPETSGLYLYFPMRSQNQPKMRALIEQATLLAGEGLLDVTLPP is encoded by the coding sequence ATGAGCTCCCTTGAATTGATTCGCCTGTTCCTGGCCGTCGCCGAGCACCGCAGCTTCACGCAGGCGGCCAGGCGGCTCAATGTCACCCCCACAGCCGTCAGCAAGGGCGTGCGTGCCCTGGAAAGCCGGCATGGCGTGACGCTGTTCACCCGCAACACGCGCAGCGTGCTGCTGACGGACGCCGGCGCGGCCCTGCTGGCCGCGCTCCGGCCGGCGGTGGGCCAGATCGACGATGCGTTCGCGGAACTGGCGCAGTTCCAGCAGCGTCCCTCCGGCCACCTGCGCGTGACCGCGCCGCGCGCGTTCGGCTTCCTGCTGGCGCGGCACCTGGTGCCGCGCATGCGGGCGAAATACCCCGACATCACGTTCGAGCTGTCGCTCGACGATGGCCTCGTCGACCTCGTGGCGGCGGGCTATGACGCGGGTGTGCGCCTGGGACAGGCGATCGCGCAGGACATGGTGGCGATCCGTCTCAGCCGGCCGCTGCCATGGTCCATCGTGGCGTCCCCCAACTACTTCGCTGCGCACGGCGAGCCGGCCTCGCCGCACGACCTGCTGCGGCACGCCACGATCCGCTACCGCTTTTCGACATCCGGCGTCCTGCCGCCATGGCGCTTCGCCGGTGCCGAAGGTGAGATCCAGCTCGATACCGAGGCGCCGCTGTGCGCGAACGATACCCGGCTGATCGCAGAACTGGCACGCCAGGGCCTCGGTATCGCATGGTTGCCCGATATCGAGATCGCGGACGACGTGCTGAATGGACGGCTGGTGCGCACCCTCGCCGGCCAGGTGCCGGAAACCTCCGGCCTGTACCTGTATTTCCCCATGCGCAGCCAGAACCAGCCGAAGATGCGGGCGCTCATCGAGCAGGCCACGCTGCTGGCCGGCGAGGGTCTGCTCGACGTCACGCTGCCTCCGTGA